A window from Pseudanabaena sp. FACHB-2040 encodes these proteins:
- a CDS encoding FMN-dependent NADH-azoreductase, translated as MTHILHLDASPRGDRSISRTLAKEFINQWKTTHPNDTITYRDIGHYPVPFVSEDWIAAAFTPSDQHTPELAAAIQISDELIDEFLSADRYVFSIPMYNFSIPANFKAYLDQIVRAGRTFSVDETGYKGLVHNKKMTIVMAQGGAYPEGSSTHAYDLQTPYLKLIFGFIGITDIEFVYADSLNLGDEARNLAIANAQSALKAAIAH; from the coding sequence ATGACCCACATTCTCCATTTAGATGCGAGTCCGCGTGGCGATCGCTCTATCTCCCGCACGCTCGCTAAAGAGTTCATTAACCAGTGGAAAACTACTCATCCCAACGACACCATCACCTACCGTGATATTGGGCATTACCCTGTTCCTTTTGTGAGCGAAGACTGGATCGCGGCTGCGTTTACTCCGTCCGATCAACATACGCCTGAGTTAGCCGCTGCAATTCAAATTTCCGACGAATTGATCGACGAGTTTTTATCAGCCGATCGCTACGTTTTCAGTATCCCCATGTATAACTTCAGCATTCCTGCCAACTTCAAAGCTTATCTTGACCAGATTGTGCGAGCGGGACGTACATTCTCCGTTGATGAAACAGGTTACAAGGGACTGGTTCACAACAAGAAAATGACGATCGTTATGGCTCAAGGCGGAGCCTACCCCGAAGGTAGCTCGACCCATGCTTATGATTTACAAACGCCCTATCTAAAACTGATTTTTGGGTTTATTGGGATAACGGATATTGAGTTCGTCTATGCCGATAGCCTTAACCTGGGGGATGAAGCTCGGAATCTGGCGATCGCAAATGCTCAGTCTG